A DNA window from Myxocyprinus asiaticus isolate MX2 ecotype Aquarium Trade chromosome 45, UBuf_Myxa_2, whole genome shotgun sequence contains the following coding sequences:
- the LOC127435309 gene encoding ubiquitin carboxyl-terminal hydrolase 15-like isoform X12 codes for MAEGGAADAETQRGEIATLLKTPLRRADTWYLVDSHWFKQWKKYVGFDSWDKYQMGDQNVYPGPVDNSGLLKDGDVLGIKEHLIDELDYILVPMEGWSKLVSWYGLTDGQEPIARKVVEQGMFVKHCKVEVYLTELKLCEDSNMDNVVTRKFSKADTIGSSY; via the exons ATGGCGGAAGGCGGCGCGGCGGATGCGGAGACACAGAGAGGAGAGATCGCGACGCTCCTCAAAACGCCGCTGCGCAGAGCTGACACATG GTATTTGGTGGACAGTCACTGGTTCAAGCAGTGGAAGAAATATGTTGGCTTTGACAGCTGGGACAAATATCAGATGGGTGATCAGAACGTCTATCCGGGACCGGTGGATAACTCTGGCCTGCTCAAAG atgGAGATGTGCTGGGCATTAAGGAGCACCTCATCGATGAACTGGATTATATCCTGGTGCCGATGGAGGGCTGGAGTAAGTTAGTGAGCTGGTATGGACTGACAGATGGACAGGAACCCATCGCACGCAAG GTGGTGGAGCAGGGGATGTTCGTGAAACACTGTAAGGTGGAAGTCTACCTCACTGAACTGAAACTATGTGAAGACAGCAACATGGACAACGTTGTCACGAGAAAATTCAGCAAAGCTGACACCATAG